A genomic region of Microbacterium schleiferi contains the following coding sequences:
- the atpA gene encoding F0F1 ATP synthase subunit alpha, with amino-acid sequence MAELSISPDVIRDALKDFVAAYEPSGAAANEVGTVIDAADGIAHVEGLPGVMANELVTFADGTAGLALNLDEHEIGVVVLGDFSGIMAGQQVRRTGEVLSVPVGDGYLGRVVDPLGNPIDGLGEVVTEGRRALELQAPGVMQRKSVHEPMQTGIKAIDAMIPIGRGQRQLIIGDRQTGKTAIAIDTIINQKDNWASGDPTKQVRCIYVAIGQKGSTIASVKGALEDAGAMEYTTIVAAPASDPAGFKYLAPYTGSAIGQHWMYGGKHVLIIFDDLSKQAEAYRAVSLLLRRPPGREAYPGDVFYLHSRLLERCAKLSDELGAGSMTGLPIIETKANDVSAYIPTNVISITDGQIFLQSDLFNANQRPAVDVGISVSRVGGDAQVKSIKKVSGTLKLELAQYRSLEAFAMFASDLDAASRRQLARGARLTELLKQPQYSPYPVEEQVVSIWAGTNGKLDTIEVEDVLPFERELLDFLRRNTTILDRLRETNVLDDDTAAELEKVVDDFVLEFRSGKGQAISKPGHEEVGAAEAEDVNQEKIVKGRH; translated from the coding sequence ATGGCAGAACTCTCCATCAGCCCCGACGTCATCCGTGACGCGCTGAAAGACTTCGTCGCGGCCTACGAGCCCTCCGGGGCAGCGGCCAACGAGGTCGGCACCGTCATCGACGCCGCCGACGGCATCGCCCATGTCGAGGGTCTCCCCGGCGTCATGGCCAACGAGCTGGTGACCTTCGCCGACGGCACCGCGGGCTTGGCCCTGAACCTCGATGAGCACGAGATCGGTGTCGTCGTTCTCGGCGACTTCTCCGGCATCATGGCCGGACAGCAGGTCAGGCGCACCGGTGAGGTTCTCTCCGTGCCTGTCGGCGACGGCTACCTCGGCCGCGTTGTCGACCCGCTCGGCAACCCGATCGACGGCCTCGGCGAGGTCGTCACCGAAGGGCGTCGCGCCCTCGAACTGCAGGCGCCCGGCGTCATGCAGCGTAAGAGCGTTCACGAGCCCATGCAGACCGGCATCAAGGCGATCGACGCCATGATCCCGATCGGCCGCGGCCAGCGCCAGCTGATCATCGGCGACCGCCAGACGGGTAAGACGGCGATCGCAATCGACACGATCATCAACCAGAAGGACAACTGGGCTTCGGGTGACCCGACCAAGCAGGTGCGGTGCATCTACGTCGCGATCGGTCAGAAGGGCTCGACGATCGCCTCCGTCAAGGGTGCGCTCGAGGACGCCGGTGCCATGGAGTACACGACGATCGTCGCGGCCCCCGCATCCGACCCCGCGGGCTTCAAGTACCTCGCGCCCTACACCGGTTCGGCGATCGGCCAGCACTGGATGTACGGCGGCAAGCACGTCCTGATCATCTTCGACGACCTGTCCAAGCAGGCCGAGGCCTACCGTGCCGTGTCGCTGCTGCTGCGCCGCCCGCCGGGCCGTGAGGCCTACCCGGGTGACGTCTTCTACCTGCACTCGCGTCTGCTCGAGCGTTGCGCGAAGCTGAGCGACGAGCTGGGTGCCGGATCGATGACGGGTCTTCCCATCATCGAGACCAAGGCCAACGACGTGTCGGCGTACATCCCGACCAACGTGATCTCGATCACCGACGGCCAGATCTTCCTGCAGTCCGACCTGTTCAACGCGAACCAGCGTCCCGCGGTCGATGTGGGTATCTCGGTCTCGCGTGTCGGTGGTGACGCGCAGGTGAAGTCCATCAAGAAGGTCTCGGGAACGCTCAAGCTGGAGCTTGCCCAGTACCGTTCGCTCGAGGCGTTCGCGATGTTCGCGAGCGACCTGGATGCGGCATCCCGTCGCCAGCTCGCCCGCGGTGCGCGCCTGACCGAGCTGCTCAAGCAGCCGCAGTACTCGCCGTACCCGGTGGAGGAGCAGGTCGTCTCGATCTGGGCCGGCACCAACGGCAAGCTCGACACGATCGAGGTCGAGGACGTGCTGCCGTTCGAGCGCGAGCTGCTGGACTTCCTGCGTCGCAACACGACGATCCTCGACCGTCTTCGCGAGACCAACGTGCTGGATGACGACACCGCCGCCGAGCTCGAGAAGGTCGTCGACGACTTCGTGCTGGAGTTCCGCTCCGGCAAGGGGCAGGCGATCTCCAAGCCCGGTCACGAAGAGGTCGGCGCCGCTGAGGCAGAAGACGTCAACCAGGAGAAGATCGTCAAGGGTCGCCACTAA
- a CDS encoding F0F1 ATP synthase subunit gamma encodes MGAQLRVYKQKISSAQTTKKITKAMELIAASRIQKAMGRVRASAPFARAVTRAVSAVATHSNVDHPLTTEREVIRRSAVVIFASDRGLAGAFNSQILREGLELAQLLREQGKEPVFYLVGRKAVGYFQFRKMASAAQWTGDTDTPHFHTAEEIAATLLDSYDRGGDEGGVDEIHLVYNRFVSMMTQSPERVRLLPLEVVEAEETASAQVYPLYEFEPDAETVLNQLLPVYIQSRVFNALLQSSAAKHAATQKAMKSASDNADKLITDYTRLRNNARQAEITQQIAEIVGGADALASGK; translated from the coding sequence ATGGGCGCACAACTCCGGGTCTACAAGCAGAAGATCTCTTCTGCCCAGACGACCAAGAAGATCACGAAGGCGATGGAACTCATCGCGGCTTCGCGCATTCAGAAGGCGATGGGGCGCGTGCGGGCATCCGCACCGTTCGCTCGCGCTGTTACGCGCGCGGTCTCGGCGGTTGCCACGCACTCGAACGTGGATCACCCGCTCACGACGGAACGCGAGGTCATCCGGCGCTCAGCCGTGGTGATCTTCGCCTCCGACCGCGGGCTCGCGGGCGCGTTCAACTCGCAGATCCTCCGCGAGGGACTCGAGCTGGCGCAGCTACTTCGTGAGCAGGGCAAGGAGCCGGTGTTCTACCTCGTCGGGCGCAAGGCCGTCGGATACTTCCAGTTCCGCAAGATGGCCAGCGCCGCGCAGTGGACGGGCGACACCGACACCCCGCACTTCCACACGGCTGAGGAGATCGCAGCTACCCTGCTGGATTCGTACGACCGCGGCGGTGACGAGGGCGGCGTCGATGAGATCCACCTCGTGTACAACCGCTTCGTGAGCATGATGACCCAGAGCCCTGAGCGGGTCCGCCTGCTCCCGCTCGAGGTCGTCGAGGCTGAGGAGACGGCATCCGCTCAGGTCTACCCGCTCTACGAGTTCGAGCCGGATGCCGAAACGGTGCTCAATCAGCTGTTGCCGGTGTACATCCAGAGCCGCGTCTTCAACGCCCTCCTGCAGTCCTCGGCCGCCAAGCACGCCGCGACGCAGAAGGCCATGAAGTCCGCGAGCGACAACGCCGACAAGCTCATCACCGACTACACGCGCCTGCGCAATAACGCGCGACAGGCTGAGATCACGCAGCAGATCGCCGAGATCGTCGGCGGTGCCGACGCTCTGGCGTCGGGCAAGTAG
- the atpE gene encoding ATP synthase F0 subunit C has protein sequence MDATTVLAQVTGNVATMGYGLAAIGPAIGVGIVVGKTIEGVARQPELAGRLQVLMWIGIAFTEALAFIGIAAGFIFV, from the coding sequence GTGGACGCAACTACGGTTCTCGCCCAGGTCACCGGCAACGTCGCGACGATGGGTTACGGCCTCGCCGCCATCGGCCCGGCGATCGGCGTGGGCATCGTCGTCGGCAAGACGATCGAGGGCGTCGCTCGCCAGCCCGAGCTTGCCGGCCGCCTGCAGGTGCTGATGTGGATCGGTATCGCCTTCACCGAGGCGCTGGCGTTCATCGGCATCGCCGCCGGCTTCATCTTCGTCTAA
- a CDS encoding F0F1 ATP synthase subunit delta, with the protein MGSATNQALAETTAALAAARGVDLTVARELFVAARELSETTHLSGALADSAAAPVARTKVITDVFGPSMTPTTVGLLSNAVQQRWSSASDLIDGIEELAVRAATIASDADVESELFEFSRTVAANPELELALGSRLGDASAKGDLVATLLTGRASEATVLVASSLVQQPRERRVRQLLSRAVRVVADERGRAVATVTAAAPLSAEQAARLTDLLSRRYGTKISLNTVIDPTVVGGLRVQIADDVIDMSVSSRLADLRQRLAG; encoded by the coding sequence ATGGGCAGCGCGACGAATCAGGCGCTCGCGGAAACGACCGCGGCGCTGGCTGCGGCTCGTGGCGTCGACCTGACCGTCGCCCGCGAGCTCTTCGTCGCCGCGCGGGAGCTCAGCGAGACCACGCACCTGAGTGGGGCACTCGCTGACTCCGCCGCGGCGCCCGTTGCCCGGACGAAGGTGATCACCGATGTCTTCGGACCCTCGATGACACCGACGACCGTCGGCTTGCTCAGCAACGCCGTGCAGCAGCGGTGGTCCTCGGCGTCCGATCTCATCGACGGCATCGAAGAACTCGCCGTCCGCGCGGCAACGATCGCGTCGGATGCTGACGTCGAATCCGAGCTGTTCGAGTTCTCCCGCACGGTAGCGGCGAACCCGGAGCTCGAACTCGCACTGGGGAGCCGCCTCGGTGACGCCTCGGCGAAGGGCGACCTGGTCGCGACGCTGCTGACGGGCCGCGCGAGCGAGGCGACAGTCCTCGTCGCGTCATCCCTCGTGCAGCAGCCCCGGGAGCGTCGGGTGCGTCAGCTCCTGTCGCGTGCCGTGCGCGTCGTTGCCGACGAGCGTGGCCGCGCCGTCGCGACGGTCACCGCAGCTGCCCCGCTGAGCGCGGAACAGGCGGCACGCCTGACCGACCTGCTCAGCCGTCGCTACGGCACCAAGATCTCCCTGAACACCGTCATCGACCCGACAGTCGTGGGTGGCCTGCGCGTGCAGATCGCCGATGATGTCATCGATATGAGTGTTTCCTCCCGGCTCGCCGACCTACGTCAGCGACTAGCCGGCTAA
- the epsC gene encoding serine O-acetyltransferase EpsC — MGVRHVVGRIREDIAAAKLRDPAARSGLEIAVLYSGLHAIWAHRVDHWLWTHNARFLARAGSQLARWLTGIEIHPGAQIGRRFFIDHGMGVVIGETVEIGDDVLLYHQVTLGGRQREGGKRHPTIGDEVAVGAGAKILGPITIGARSVVGANAVVTRDAPDHSVLTGIPAKARRRKDGMDTRAILTMPDYQI; from the coding sequence GTGGGAGTCCGACACGTCGTCGGCCGCATCCGTGAAGACATCGCGGCGGCGAAGCTGCGCGACCCCGCGGCACGGAGCGGCCTGGAGATCGCGGTGCTCTACTCGGGATTGCACGCGATCTGGGCTCACCGCGTCGACCACTGGCTGTGGACTCACAACGCGCGATTCCTCGCGCGAGCGGGGTCGCAGCTGGCGCGCTGGCTCACCGGCATCGAGATCCACCCGGGGGCACAGATCGGCCGCCGGTTCTTCATAGACCACGGCATGGGCGTCGTCATCGGCGAAACCGTCGAAATCGGCGACGACGTGCTGCTCTACCACCAGGTCACCCTGGGTGGGCGTCAGCGCGAGGGCGGCAAGCGACACCCGACGATCGGCGACGAGGTAGCCGTCGGCGCCGGTGCGAAGATTCTGGGCCCGATCACGATCGGCGCCCGCTCCGTCGTCGGCGCAAACGCCGTCGTCACCCGCGACGCACCCGACCACAGTGTCCTGACCGGCATCCCGGCCAAGGCCCGCAGACGCAAGGATGGCATGGATACCC
- the cysK gene encoding cysteine synthase A — MTGIHNDITSAFGNTPLVRLNRVAEGVDGTVLAKLEFYNPASSVKDRLGIAIVDAAEASGELPPGGTIVEATSGNTGIALAMVGAARGYRVILAMPSSMSTERKLLLKGYGAELVLTDPAQGMKGAVAKAEEIAAATPGAVLAKQFANEANPAIHRKTTAEEILRDTDGKVDYFVAGIGTGGTITGVGQVLKERVPGVKVVAVEPKDSPLLTEGHPGPHKIQGIGPNFIPEILDQDVIDEVIDVEFDDAIATARAVGTQDGILVGISSGAAVWAALQVAARPEAAGKNIVVVIPSNGERYLSTALFEHLRED, encoded by the coding sequence ATGACCGGTATCCACAACGACATCACGAGCGCGTTCGGCAACACTCCCCTCGTCCGGTTGAACCGTGTCGCCGAGGGCGTCGACGGAACCGTGCTGGCAAAGCTCGAGTTCTACAACCCCGCCTCCAGCGTCAAGGACCGCCTTGGCATCGCCATCGTGGATGCCGCCGAGGCATCCGGCGAACTGCCCCCGGGCGGAACGATTGTCGAGGCCACCAGCGGCAACACCGGGATCGCGCTGGCCATGGTGGGTGCGGCACGCGGGTACCGCGTCATCCTCGCCATGCCCTCCTCGATGTCGACCGAGCGCAAGCTCCTCCTGAAGGGCTACGGCGCCGAGCTCGTCCTGACCGACCCGGCCCAGGGCATGAAGGGCGCTGTCGCGAAGGCCGAGGAGATCGCCGCTGCCACCCCCGGCGCGGTCCTGGCCAAGCAGTTCGCCAACGAAGCCAACCCGGCCATCCACCGCAAGACGACCGCCGAAGAGATCCTGCGCGACACCGACGGCAAGGTCGACTACTTCGTTGCCGGCATCGGTACCGGAGGAACCATCACGGGCGTCGGTCAGGTACTCAAGGAGCGCGTGCCGGGCGTGAAGGTCGTCGCCGTCGAGCCCAAGGATTCGCCGCTGCTGACCGAGGGTCACCCCGGCCCCCACAAGATCCAGGGCATCGGACCCAACTTCATCCCCGAGATCCTCGACCAGGATGTCATCGACGAGGTCATCGACGTCGAGTTCGACGACGCGATCGCCACCGCCCGTGCCGTCGGCACCCAGGACGGGATCCTCGTGGGCATTTCCAGCGGTGCGGCAGTCTGGGCAGCCCTGCAGGTCGCCGCACGGCCCGAGGCTGCCGGCAAGAACATCGTGGTGGTCATCCCCTCCAACGGCGAGCGCTATCTCTCAACGGCGCTGTTCGAGCACCTGCGCGAGGACTGA
- a CDS encoding DUF5684 domain-containing protein gives MFDFIGASVVYYNDGASIGLLIFLVFFWIIFAAAGYVLTSFFLMRIFDKAGVQGKWRAWVPIYNFMIFLKLGDLSPWLLLYALGASILLGWIPVIGQLIGLAAFVLTLLAAWRVGLKLQKEAVWLILYFFLAIVWLGIAAFDKSRWNTAIPAAPWAGNGFLGDRTNWQSIPSQVPAGGYPANPATNPAAGYAAPPAPPTGYAPPAAPPAAAPQPPASTQPPASPEPPAAPEEPKA, from the coding sequence ATGTTCGATTTCATAGGCGCGTCGGTCGTCTATTACAACGACGGCGCATCGATCGGCTTGCTGATCTTTCTCGTCTTCTTCTGGATCATCTTCGCCGCCGCGGGCTATGTCCTTACGTCCTTCTTCTTGATGAGGATCTTCGACAAGGCAGGCGTCCAGGGCAAGTGGCGCGCGTGGGTGCCGATCTACAACTTCATGATCTTCCTCAAGCTCGGCGACCTCAGCCCGTGGCTGCTTCTCTACGCCCTCGGCGCGTCGATTCTCCTCGGCTGGATTCCCGTCATCGGCCAGCTCATCGGGCTCGCAGCGTTCGTGCTGACCTTGCTTGCTGCGTGGCGCGTGGGCCTGAAGCTGCAGAAGGAAGCCGTCTGGCTCATCCTCTACTTCTTCCTGGCGATCGTCTGGCTCGGTATTGCCGCCTTCGACAAGTCGCGCTGGAACACCGCCATCCCCGCAGCACCGTGGGCAGGCAACGGCTTCCTCGGCGACCGTACCAACTGGCAGAGCATCCCCTCGCAGGTTCCGGCCGGCGGCTACCCCGCCAACCCGGCCACCAACCCGGCAGCCGGGTATGCAGCGCCGCCGGCGCCCCCGACGGGTTACGCTCCTCCCGCCGCGCCCCCGGCAGCTGCGCCCCAGCCGCCGGCAAGCACGCAGCCGCCGGCAAGCCCCGAGCCGCCGGCAGCTCCGGAAGAGCCCAAGGCCTGA
- the atpB gene encoding F0F1 ATP synthase subunit A yields the protein MSTAEDGGGFHGPSVDEFFPEPLFNLFGIEALSVTRITLIQFIATIAIVLIFWLGTRRMRVVPGRFQSLVEMGLDFVRVNIAEDLLGKKDGQRFLPILTTMFFMILFMNITGIIPFMNIAGTSVIGVPLVLAIISYITFIYAGIRKSPKNFFKNSLFPSGVPWPIYIIVTPIELISTFIIRPVTLTLRLLMNMMVGHLLLVLFFAATQFFLFDLGGWWSALAAGSLAFGFVFTLFEILVAVLQAYVFALLTAVYIQLAVAEEH from the coding sequence GTGTCCACTGCCGAAGACGGCGGGGGATTCCACGGACCGTCTGTCGATGAGTTCTTCCCGGAACCACTCTTCAACCTGTTCGGGATCGAAGCCCTCTCGGTCACGCGAATCACCCTGATCCAGTTCATCGCGACGATCGCGATCGTCCTGATCTTCTGGCTCGGCACACGCCGCATGCGGGTCGTCCCGGGCCGCTTCCAGAGCCTGGTCGAGATGGGCCTGGACTTCGTGCGTGTGAACATCGCCGAGGACCTGCTGGGCAAGAAGGACGGGCAGCGGTTCCTCCCGATCCTCACGACGATGTTCTTCATGATCCTGTTCATGAACATCACGGGAATCATCCCGTTCATGAACATCGCCGGCACGAGCGTCATCGGCGTTCCGCTGGTCCTCGCGATCATCAGCTACATCACGTTCATCTACGCCGGTATCCGTAAGAGCCCGAAGAACTTCTTCAAGAACTCGCTCTTCCCCTCGGGCGTGCCGTGGCCGATCTACATCATCGTGACGCCGATCGAGCTGATTTCGACGTTCATCATCCGTCCCGTGACGCTGACCCTCCGACTCCTCATGAACATGATGGTCGGCCACCTGCTGCTCGTCCTCTTCTTCGCGGCGACGCAGTTCTTCCTCTTCGACCTCGGTGGCTGGTGGTCGGCTCTGGCAGCGGGCAGCCTCGCCTTCGGATTCGTCTTCACTCTCTTCGAAATCCTGGTGGCCGTCCTCCAGGCATACGTCTTCGCCCTCCTCACCGCGGTCTACATCCAGCTCGCGGTGGCGGAAGAGCACTAA
- a CDS encoding F0F1 ATP synthase subunit B, with product MLTALVTYAAEEGATKNPLIPAWYDIIWSGVCFIVILVLFWVYALPRMKKLLDERSAAIEGNIAKADEAQRKAEAALEEYTAQLADARREAGEIRDAAREDGKKIVAEAKENASTEAARLTAAAHAQIDAERQTAFVSLRGEVGTLALDLAGGVIGETLSDDAKAKAVVDRFLADLEASETAAK from the coding sequence ATGCTGACCGCTCTTGTCACGTATGCCGCCGAAGAGGGGGCTACGAAAAACCCCCTCATCCCGGCGTGGTACGACATCATCTGGTCGGGCGTGTGTTTCATCGTCATCCTCGTCCTGTTCTGGGTGTACGCCCTGCCGCGGATGAAGAAGCTTCTCGACGAGCGTTCCGCGGCGATCGAAGGCAACATCGCCAAGGCCGACGAGGCCCAGCGCAAGGCTGAGGCCGCCCTCGAGGAATACACCGCGCAGCTGGCGGACGCCCGCCGCGAGGCCGGTGAGATCCGCGACGCCGCCCGCGAGGACGGCAAGAAGATCGTCGCCGAGGCCAAGGAGAACGCATCGACCGAAGCCGCGCGCCTCACCGCCGCGGCGCACGCGCAGATCGACGCCGAACGGCAGACTGCGTTCGTGTCGCTCCGCGGCGAAGTAGGCACCCTTGCACTCGATCTCGCCGGCGGCGTGATCGGCGAGACGCTGTCGGATGACGCCAAGGCCAAGGCCGTGGTCGACCGCTTCCTCGCCGACCTCGAGGCATCCGAGACGGCGGCGAAGTAA
- the atpD gene encoding F0F1 ATP synthase subunit beta, producing the protein MTPTATAEKTAVVGRVARVTGPVVDIEFPHDSIPDIYNALTTTITIEGESSELTLEVAQHLGDDLIRAIALKPTDGVVRGQEVHDTGGPISVPVGDVTKGHVFNVTGDVLNAEPGEKIEITERWGIHRKAPAFDQLESKTQMFETGIKVIDLLTPYVQGGKIGLFGGAGVGKTVLIQEMIQRVAQDHGGVSVFAGVGERTREGNDLIHEMEEAGVFDKTALVFGQMDEPPGTRLRVALSALTMAEYFRDVQKQDVLLFIDNIFRFTQAGSEVSTLLGRMPSAVGYQPNLADEMGVLQERITSTRGHSITSLQAIYVPADDYTDPAPATTFAHLDATTELSRAIASRGLYPAVDPLTSTSRILDPRYVGEDHYRVATAVKQILQKNQELQEIIAILGVDELSEEDKVVVSRARRIQQFLSQNTYMAKKFTGVEGSTVPIKETIESFDAIVKGDFDHVAEQAFFNVGGISDVEERWAQIQKENG; encoded by the coding sequence ATGACTCCCACCGCAACCGCCGAGAAGACCGCGGTCGTCGGCCGCGTCGCGCGCGTCACCGGCCCCGTCGTCGACATCGAGTTCCCGCATGACTCGATCCCCGACATCTACAACGCGCTGACCACCACGATCACGATCGAGGGCGAGTCCAGCGAGCTGACCCTCGAGGTCGCGCAGCACCTGGGTGACGACCTCATCCGTGCCATCGCGCTCAAGCCCACCGACGGCGTCGTCCGCGGCCAGGAAGTGCACGACACCGGCGGCCCGATCTCGGTGCCCGTGGGCGATGTGACCAAGGGTCACGTGTTCAACGTCACCGGTGACGTTCTCAACGCCGAGCCGGGCGAGAAGATCGAGATCACCGAGCGGTGGGGCATCCACCGCAAGGCGCCGGCCTTCGACCAGCTCGAGTCCAAGACGCAGATGTTCGAGACCGGCATCAAGGTCATCGACCTGCTGACCCCCTATGTGCAGGGTGGAAAGATCGGTCTGTTCGGCGGTGCCGGTGTCGGCAAGACCGTCCTCATCCAGGAGATGATCCAGCGTGTCGCGCAGGATCACGGTGGCGTGTCGGTGTTTGCCGGTGTCGGTGAGCGTACCCGTGAAGGAAACGACCTCATCCACGAGATGGAAGAGGCCGGCGTCTTCGACAAGACCGCCCTCGTGTTCGGCCAGATGGACGAGCCGCCGGGGACGCGTCTTCGCGTCGCGCTGTCGGCGCTGACGATGGCGGAGTACTTCCGCGACGTGCAGAAGCAGGACGTGCTGCTGTTCATCGACAACATCTTCCGCTTCACGCAGGCCGGCTCCGAGGTCTCGACGCTGCTGGGTCGCATGCCCTCCGCGGTGGGCTACCAGCCGAACCTCGCCGACGAGATGGGTGTGCTCCAGGAGCGCATCACCTCGACGCGTGGTCACTCGATCACCTCCCTCCAGGCGATCTACGTCCCCGCCGACGACTACACCGACCCGGCACCGGCGACGACCTTCGCGCACTTGGATGCGACCACCGAGCTTTCGCGTGCGATCGCGTCGCGCGGTCTGTACCCCGCGGTGGACCCGCTCACCTCGACCAGCCGCATCCTGGACCCCCGCTACGTCGGTGAGGACCACTACCGCGTGGCAACGGCCGTCAAGCAGATCCTGCAGAAGAACCAGGAACTCCAGGAGATCATCGCGATCCTCGGTGTCGATGAGCTCTCCGAAGAGGACAAGGTCGTCGTCTCGCGCGCACGCCGCATCCAGCAGTTCCTCTCGCAGAACACGTACATGGCGAAGAAGTTCACCGGCGTCGAGGGCTCCACGGTCCCGATCAAGGAGACGATCGAGTCGTTCGACGCGATCGTGAAGGGCGACTTCGACCACGTGGCCGAGCAGGCGTTCTTCAACGTCGGCGGGATCTCGGACGTCGAAGAGCGTTGGGCGCAGATCCAGAAGGAGAACGGCTGA
- a CDS encoding YaaA family protein: MPALDRYTGVLFDALDSGSLDASARRWLGDHVLIHSAPFGPVGALDPIPSYRLGAGIRLPGLASLRRLWAGPVAAALDRHADGFVLDLRSEAYVALGAAPVERSAYVRVLTRDASGETRALNHFNKNAKGRLARALAESGANLSDAAQFVGWASDAGFEADRDGHVVTLIVPSC; this comes from the coding sequence ATGCCGGCACTCGACCGGTACACGGGAGTGCTCTTCGATGCTCTGGATTCTGGGAGTCTTGACGCATCGGCCAGGCGCTGGCTCGGCGACCACGTCCTGATCCATTCCGCCCCGTTTGGGCCGGTCGGGGCGCTTGACCCGATCCCGTCCTACCGGCTGGGCGCAGGCATCCGTCTGCCCGGCCTCGCCTCGCTGCGGCGGCTCTGGGCCGGTCCCGTCGCTGCAGCGCTCGACCGTCACGCCGACGGGTTCGTGCTTGATCTGAGGTCCGAGGCCTATGTCGCGCTCGGGGCTGCCCCCGTCGAGCGGAGCGCCTACGTGCGCGTTCTGACGCGCGATGCGAGCGGGGAAACCCGGGCGCTCAATCACTTCAACAAGAACGCGAAGGGCCGGCTCGCCCGCGCTCTCGCGGAATCCGGTGCCAACCTGTCGGATGCCGCACAGTTCGTGGGATGGGCCAGCGACGCAGGGTTCGAGGCGGACCGCGACGGCCATGTCGTGACGCTCATTGTGCCCTCATGCTGA